Proteins from a genomic interval of Streptomyces fodineus:
- a CDS encoding amino acid permease, with protein MSKDAVESAQAVTSPQAAQTPADAGDAGYSKDLKARHVNMIAIGGAIGTGLLLGAGGRLHNAGPALALAYLVCGVFAFFVVRALGELVLYRPSSGSFVSYAREFLGEKGAYVAGWMYFLNWSTTGIADITAIALYTHYWSMFTTIPQWVLALIALAVVLAVNLISVKIFGEMEFWFAIIKVATIVGFMLIGIFLLATQHKVGGHTPGLSVINGHGGLFPHGMMPVVLVMQGVIFAYAALELVGVAAGETAEPEKVVPRAVNSIMWRVGLFYVGSVVLLALLLPGSVYSAGQSPFVTVLSKIGVPAAGDVMNLVVLTAAMSSLNSGLYSTGRILRSMAMAGSAPKFTARMNRSQVPYGGILLTCAVCVLGVGLNYLVPSQAFEIVLNVASLGIISTWVIIMVCHMIFVRRARAGLVARPHFQLKFSPATEIATITFLLACLGMMWNDPEVGRKTILLIPVLAVMLVAGWFAVRRRVSKNTDRELSELTK; from the coding sequence CACGTCAACATGATCGCCATCGGTGGCGCCATCGGCACCGGACTCCTCCTCGGCGCCGGCGGCCGCCTGCACAACGCGGGCCCGGCGCTCGCCCTGGCCTACCTGGTCTGCGGTGTCTTCGCCTTCTTCGTCGTCCGGGCGCTGGGCGAGCTGGTCCTGTACCGCCCGTCCTCCGGGTCCTTCGTGTCGTACGCCCGGGAGTTCCTGGGCGAGAAGGGCGCCTACGTCGCCGGCTGGATGTACTTCCTGAACTGGTCGACCACCGGCATCGCCGACATCACCGCGATCGCGCTCTACACGCACTACTGGAGCATGTTCACCACCATTCCCCAGTGGGTGCTCGCCCTGATCGCCCTCGCGGTGGTCCTGGCCGTGAACCTGATCTCGGTGAAGATCTTCGGCGAGATGGAGTTCTGGTTCGCGATCATCAAGGTCGCCACCATCGTCGGCTTCATGCTGATCGGCATCTTCCTGCTCGCCACCCAGCACAAGGTCGGCGGCCACACCCCGGGCCTGAGCGTCATCAACGGGCACGGCGGACTCTTCCCGCACGGCATGATGCCGGTCGTCCTGGTCATGCAGGGCGTGATCTTCGCCTACGCCGCCCTGGAGCTGGTCGGTGTGGCGGCCGGCGAGACCGCCGAGCCCGAGAAGGTCGTCCCGCGCGCGGTGAACTCGATCATGTGGCGTGTCGGCCTGTTCTACGTCGGCTCGGTCGTGCTGCTCGCCCTGCTGCTGCCCGGCTCGGTGTACTCCGCCGGCCAGAGCCCGTTCGTCACGGTCCTGTCGAAGATCGGCGTCCCGGCGGCCGGTGACGTGATGAACCTGGTCGTACTGACCGCCGCCATGTCCTCGCTGAACTCCGGCCTGTACTCCACCGGCCGCATCCTGCGCTCCATGGCCATGGCGGGCTCCGCGCCCAAGTTCACCGCCCGCATGAACCGCAGCCAGGTCCCCTACGGCGGCATCCTGCTGACCTGCGCGGTCTGCGTGCTCGGCGTCGGCCTGAACTACCTGGTGCCCAGCCAGGCCTTCGAGATCGTGCTGAACGTCGCCTCCCTCGGCATCATCAGCACCTGGGTGATCATCATGGTCTGCCACATGATCTTCGTCCGCCGTGCCCGCGCCGGCCTGGTGGCCCGGCCGCACTTCCAGCTGAAGTTCAGCCCCGCCACCGAGATCGCCACGATCACGTTCCTGCTGGCCTGCCTCGGCATGATGTGGAACGACCCCGAGGTCGGCCGCAAGACCATCCTGCTGATCCCGGTGCTCGCCGTCATGCTCGTCGCCGGCTGGTTCGCCGTGCGCCGCCGGGTGTCGAAGAACACCGACCGGGAGCTGTCCGAGCTCACGAAGTAG